From the genome of Sulfitobacter sp. HNIBRBA3233:
GGATACGCGCCATGCCAAGGCCCGCGTTGCGGCGCATCGGCATGGGGGTCGACCCTGTATGCGCGTCCTTGCCCGTTACGGTGACCTGCGTCCATGACAGACCCTGACCGTGGGTGACCACGCCGATATCCTTGCCCTCGGTCTCCAGAATGGGGCCCTGCTCGATATGCAGCTCGAAGAACGCGTGCATCTTGCGCGCGCCGACTTCTTCCTCGCCCTGCCAGCCGATCCGCTTGAGCTCATCCCCGAAGGTCTTGCCCGCCGCATCGGTCTTGGCATAGGCCCAGTCCTGCGTGTGGATGCCTGCAAAAACACCCGACGACAGCATCGCAGGTGCAAATCGCGTGCCCTCTTCGTTGGTGAAATTCGTCACCACGATAGGATGCTTTGTCCTGATGTTCAGATCATTGAGCGTGCGCAATATCTCGAGCCCGCCAAGAACCCCCAGAATACCGTCGTATTTGCCGCCCGTGGGCTGCGTATCCAGATGCGATCCGACGTAGACCGGCAAGGCATCCGGGTCGGTGCCGTCGCGCTGCGCGAACATATTGCCCATCTGGTCCAGACCCATGGTGCACCCTGCGTCCTCACACCATTTCTGGAACAGCGCACGGCCTTCGGCGTCTTCATCCGTGAGGGTCTGGCGGTTGTTTCCACCGGCCACGCCGGGGCCGATCTTGGCCATCTCCATCAAGCTGTCCCACAAACGGTCTGGGTTGATCTTGAGGTTTTCTCCGGGCGCTGGCATCGGCTGGCTCCTGTGTTATAGATTGATCAGGAAGTGGCGATCAAATTTTTACCATTTGGTAAATCCACGATTGCGACTCCCCCGGTTCCTGTCAAGAACTGCTTCGAAAACTTGTGTCAGCGGTTCGGCATTCTGCCCAAATTCGCAGCACTCCAGCCAAGTGTCCTCGATGCCCGATCCCAAGACCAAAAAGCCCAGCCGCATCCAGATGCGCAACCGCCGTCTGATCCTTGATGCCGCGCTGGTGGTCTTTTCGCGCGACGGCTACGGCGGGGCGACGCTCGACGCTATTGCGGCCGGGGCCGGGCTGAGCAAACCGAATGTCCTCTATTACTTCGAGGGCAAGACGGAAATCTACGTCACCCTGCTGAGCCAACTTGTCGAAACATGGCTGGATCCGCTGATCGAGCTCGATCCCGAAGGCGATCCGGTGGAGGAGCTGCTGGATTACGTGCGCCGCAAGCTCGATATGTCCTCAGACATGCCTGCCGAAAGCAAGCTTTTTGCGGGCGAGATCCTGCAAGGCGCGCCGCAGATCCGGCAGCATCTGGCGAATGATCTCAAACCCCTGTTCGAAGAAAAATGCGCCGCGATCCAGGCGTGG
Proteins encoded in this window:
- a CDS encoding Zn-dependent hydrolase — its product is MPAPGENLKINPDRLWDSLMEMAKIGPGVAGGNNRQTLTDEDAEGRALFQKWCEDAGCTMGLDQMGNMFAQRDGTDPDALPVYVGSHLDTQPTGGKYDGILGVLGGLEILRTLNDLNIRTKHPIVVTNFTNEEGTRFAPAMLSSGVFAGIHTQDWAYAKTDAAGKTFGDELKRIGWQGEEEVGARKMHAFFELHIEQGPILETEGKDIGVVTHGQGLSWTQVTVTGKDAHTGSTPMPMRRNAGLGMARILEKVEEIAWSHEPHAVGAAGHIEVFPNSRNVIPGKAVFTVDFRSPDLSVIEDMEARLRVEGQKIADDMELEVEFEKVGGFEPVAFDEGCVTAVRNAAERLGYSHMNLISGAGHDACWINRVAPTAMVMCPCVGGLSHNEAEEITKEWAMAGADVLMHAVVETAEIVG
- a CDS encoding TetR family transcriptional regulator C-terminal domain-containing protein; amino-acid sequence: MPDPKTKKPSRIQMRNRRLILDAALVVFSRDGYGGATLDAIAAGAGLSKPNVLYYFEGKTEIYVTLLSQLVETWLDPLIELDPEGDPVEELLDYVRRKLDMSSDMPAESKLFAGEILQGAPQIRQHLANDLKPLFEEKCAAIQAWIDQGRLAPVDPAHLIFSIWATTQHYADFDTQISVLLDREDPFDRARAHLEQMYRKLLTP